CCTGTGGACACTCCTCCCTCACCCAGTACATTCAGCTGTACCTCGGTGGCTTTGGACTGGAAATGGATGATCTCAAGGCACTACGAACCTGGGATTCCCTCACCCCTGGCCACCCTGAGTACCGCCACACCAAGGGCGTAGAAATCACCACTGGCCCACTCGGCCAGGGCCTGGCATCCGCTGTTGGTATGGCTATGGCTGCTCGTCGTGAGCGCGGATTGTTCGACCCCACCGCTGCCGAGGGCGAGTCCCCATTTGACCACCACATCTTCGTCATCGCGTCCGATGGTGATCTGCAGGAAGGTGTCACCTCCGAGGCATCCTCGATCGCTGGCACCCAGCAGCTGGGCAACCTCATCGTCTTCTGGGATGACAACCGCATCTCCATTGAAGATGGCACCGAGATCGCTTTCAACGAGGACGTTGTTGCTCGTTACAAGGCTTACGGCTGGCAGACCATTGAGATCGAAGGCGGCGAAGATGTCGCAGCCATCGAGGCCGCTGTTGCAGAGGCAAAGAAGGACACCAAGCGTCCAACCTTCATCCGTCTGCGCACCATCATCGGCTTCCCTGCCCCAACCATGATGAACACCGGCGCCGTCCACGGTGCTGCTCTGGGTGCAGAAGAAGTTGCAGCAACCAAGAAGGAACTCAGCTTCGACCCTGAGGCTCACTTTGCAATCGACGACGAGGTCATCGCACACACCCGTGCCCTTGCTGAGCGCGCTGCAGAAAAGAAGGCTGCATGGCAGACCAAGTTTGATGAGTGGGCTGCTGCCAACCCAGAGAACAAGGCTCTGTTCGATCGTCTGTCCACCCGCGAGCTTCCTGCAGGCTACGCTGATGAGCTTCCTTCCTGGGATGCTGACGAAAAGGGCGTTGCCACCCGTAAGGCATCTGAGGCTGCACTTCAGGCTCTGGGCAAGACTCTTCCTGAGCTCTGGGGCGGCTCCGCTGACCTCGCAGGTTCTAACAACACCGTGATTAAGGGCTCCCCTTCCTTCGGCCCTGAATCCATCTCCACCGATGCATGGACTGCTGAGCCTTTCGGCCGTAACCTGCACTTCGGTATCCGTGAGCACGCCATGGGATCCATCCTCAACGGTATTTCCCTCCACGGTGGCACCCGCCCTTACGGCGGAACCTTC
The window above is part of the Corynebacterium deserti GIMN1.010 genome. Proteins encoded here:
- the tkt gene encoding transketolase is translated as MTLSPELQALTARNYPSDWSDVDTKAVDTVRVLAADAVENCGSGHPGTAMSLAPLAYTLYQRVMNVDPTDTDWAGRDRFVLSCGHSSLTQYIQLYLGGFGLEMDDLKALRTWDSLTPGHPEYRHTKGVEITTGPLGQGLASAVGMAMAARRERGLFDPTAAEGESPFDHHIFVIASDGDLQEGVTSEASSIAGTQQLGNLIVFWDDNRISIEDGTEIAFNEDVVARYKAYGWQTIEIEGGEDVAAIEAAVAEAKKDTKRPTFIRLRTIIGFPAPTMMNTGAVHGAALGAEEVAATKKELSFDPEAHFAIDDEVIAHTRALAERAAEKKAAWQTKFDEWAAANPENKALFDRLSTRELPAGYADELPSWDADEKGVATRKASEAALQALGKTLPELWGGSADLAGSNNTVIKGSPSFGPESISTDAWTAEPFGRNLHFGIREHAMGSILNGISLHGGTRPYGGTFLIFSDYMRPAVRLAALMKTDAYYVWTHDSIGLGEDGPTHQPVETLAALRAIPGLSILRPADANETAQAWAAALEYEEGPKGLALTRQNVPVLEGTKEKAAEGVRRGAYVLVEGSKETPDVILMGSGSEVQLAVEAAKALENEGVAARVVSVPCLDWFQEQDADYIESVLPAAVTARVSVEAGIAMPWYRLLGTKGRAVSLEHFGASADYKTLFEKFGITSEAVVAAAKDSINA